ACCACAGTCGGGGCGCAATCCGGCGTTTCTAAATCCATCAAGCAGGAAGGTACCATCATACAGGGCTCTCCCGCATTCGATTACAAGCAGAACCTACGGGCTATGACGGTTTTCCGAAAACTACCTGATCTTCAGCGCGAAATCGAGCTGTTAAAGGAGAAGGTATAGCGCTACGGGCAGCAAAGTGGAATCCATTAGTTTCTGGATAAAAATTGGCAATAGCTTATATAATATCTTAAGTTTGCAGGGCAAGGGCACCACCCAAGGCATGCTGCAACAATTACAACGGCAGCTCTTTAGCTGCCGCTCCTGTTATTCAAAGGCGAGTATTAAATACGACTACAGATACGTTAATGAACGATAAACAGCACACCATTACAGCTCCGGTAACTGTATCGGGCATTGGGTTGCACACCGGCGTGGTGTCTAATATGACGTTTAAACCGGCAGCCATCAACCACGGGTATAAATTTCAGCGCATTGACTTGCCGGGGCAGCCTATCGTGGCCGCCGATGTGGAGAATGTGGTGGACCTTTCGCGTGGCACGACCATTGAGCAAAATGGTGCCCGCGTAAATACCGTGGAGCATACGCTGGCTGCGCTGGTGGGCCTGCAGATCGATAACGTGCTGATTGAGCTGGATGGTCCTGAGCCTCCGATTATGGACGGTTCGTCCATTGAGTTCGTGAAAGCCCTGCAGAGCATTGGCCTTCAGGAGCAGAACGCTCTCCGCAACTACTTTGAGATTCCCAAAGGCCTTAGTTATATTGATGAGGCACGCGGTGTGGAGATCGCTGCCCTGCCGCTGGACGACTACCGCCTGACGGTAATGGTGGATTATAACTCCCCTGTGTTGGGTAGCCAGCACGCCTCTATCACCGACATCAACCAGTTTGAAAAGGAGATTGCCTCCTGCCGTACGTTTGTGTTTTTGCATGAGCTGGAAATGCTCTACAAGCAGAACCTGATCAAAGGCGGCGACCTGGACAATGCCATCGTGATTGTGGACCGTGTGGTGCAGGACGACGAACTGACGCACCTGTCGGCTTTGCTGAAGAAGCAGAAAGTGGAGGTGAAGAAAGAAGGCATCCTTAACAATACCGAGCTGCGCTTCAAGAACGA
Above is a window of Pontibacter akesuensis DNA encoding:
- a CDS encoding bifunctional UDP-3-O-[3-hydroxymyristoyl] N-acetylglucosamine deacetylase/3-hydroxyacyl-ACP dehydratase gives rise to the protein MNDKQHTITAPVTVSGIGLHTGVVSNMTFKPAAINHGYKFQRIDLPGQPIVAADVENVVDLSRGTTIEQNGARVNTVEHTLAALVGLQIDNVLIELDGPEPPIMDGSSIEFVKALQSIGLQEQNALRNYFEIPKGLSYIDEARGVEIAALPLDDYRLTVMVDYNSPVLGSQHASITDINQFEKEIASCRTFVFLHELEMLYKQNLIKGGDLDNAIVIVDRVVQDDELTHLSALLKKQKVEVKKEGILNNTELRFKNEPARHKLLDLIGDLALIGRPIKGQILAARPGHAANIAFARKVKKMIHEASIKNVPTYDPKKKPVMDINQIAATLPHRYPFLLIDKIIHLDETTVTGVKNITMNEPFFQGHFPGNPVLPGVIQIEAMAQTGGILVLNTVENPDDYWTYFLGIDKCRFKRKVVPGDTIIFKCELLAPVKRGIAKMSGQAFVAGQLVMEAEMSASIVKKDA